The DNA window CCAGGAGCGTAAAGAGACAGGTGCTCAAGGCAGCCGAGCGCTGCCCTTTGTACCAATAGATCGTCTTCCTCGCGGAAACGGTTCACGAGTGTAAATATGAGTTCTCGCGATTTCAAGGCATCCTGTAGATCAGGGCCTAGAACATTAATGAGCGAATCAACGCATCGAGCGATGGCTGATGTTGTAGAAAGATCCATTTCGATGTTCATGGTGATTGCAGATGAGATTTCGGCGTGATGTGTTTCGGAAACGTAAAGCTGTACGAGCATTCCCAATGTACTGGGTACGTAGCCCGCAAAGCTGAGCCCTGAAGCATCTGATGCAAGTGATAGCGCTTCGAGTGCCCAAAAATGAACCACCGGGTGAGGATCATTGCAAAGAGACATCAATATACCGAGAATGGTCTTGAGATGGTACCCAGCAGCCATGCCTCCAACCTGAGTCTGGATTGAGCCGAGGGCCATGGCACAGCCTGCTCTTGCACTAGGCTCACGGTTACCAACAATGGTATCAACCAGGTACTTGATCTCGTTGTTCGTGAATGCATTTCCGTAGACATTACACAAGCGAGCCGTAGCAGCATATCCCAAGCTTCTGACATGTTCGTCTGAATCAAGAACGAAATCGCGAACAATATCTTGTAACAATGCCTCAACTGCTTGGTTCGAAACGTCTCCAGATGGCGACTTGGTCTCTTTCACGGCTACCCTCATAGTAGAGAGTATAGCAACAGCCAGGTTAACATTCATAGCAGCCTTACGACCGGGATCTCTGATAAGAGTACCAGCAGACGCAAAGGTTCGAATTTGTTCCAAAATGCTCTCCTGAACCTTGCCCGGGGTGAGCGGAAACGCAAATGCGAACAATTGAATAGCCGCATTGATGACCTCTGTAGCAGGCGGATCGGGCGTGGTTGAAGAGTGGTCAGTACTACCAATGTATAAGACAGAAGCATCATGTTCCAAGCTGCCACAAATTGGGGAGCGAAGCAAGTTGTTTATGGTGTCATCGGGACTGTCAAACTCATCCCTATGGTCATCAGAGTTTTCCTGCTGCCCAGGGAGTTTTCGCACACGCGGTCCAGCGACGAGGCCGGTAATACCAAACCCGGAGTTGTCACCTACATCCCAAATGGACTCGAACGTAGCGGCCGCGTTGGCGATTGAGGCACTCAATGAATTTGGTGCATAGTTTTCTGGGTCGGCGAACAATGAAATTGCGAGTGTCAAAAGGTTTGACTGTAATAGAGACTCGCTTCCGCCAGCTGGGCTGAGGTTAACAAGCTTCACGTAACATTGCAAGACTCTTCGTTGAACCATCATTTCGAGATCCGAAAGTTGCAAAGAAGGGGCCAGTCTCTGATTAACATCGTCGGAGTTTTTCTTAGAGGGAAGAGTCCGCAAGAAAGCTGTCGTGTTCTGAAGCATCGTTGCGATTCTCTTTGACACGTCCACGGTCAAGAGGCGGCTATTGAACTCGAGGAAGGCCAGTATTGAGCCCATTGCGCATTCCCGTACGTGCGTCAAGAAAGACACCTCGAGGAAACTTCTGGCTGAAGTATTGTCTTTGGCTAGTGGCTTTGGGAGAGCATTCTTCCATAGCAGAAGGAGTTGAGAGAGATGGATCTTAACAAAGTTTGGCCCCAATGACATCAAGCCTCCAATAAGAATCCAAGCGACCTGAATCTGCGTGCTTGCGACACGAAGTTGTGCTTGACTACTCGACTTCAACATATTAGTCGCGATAGTCAATACACGACTGTTAATCTCAACAGATCCGTGGAGAGGACGAGCAGGACTCGCGCTCAAGGTGGCAGCGAGCCCGTGAGCAAACCCAATGCATCTTCTTGGAGAGTTGCGACCAGATCCGAGTTGAGAAAGCTCTCGGCTCAGGCTGTTCATGCAAACCGATAGACAAGGAAGAAGTTGTTGAGGGCAGGCGAGGACCAAGGTCTTCATGCAGTGTGATGCAAAAACTTGAACAGTATAACTAGGGTGTTGCAAGACTTGCAAGAGACCATCTCTACATGACTCTGCAAAAGTGTTTGCCGCCGAGCCCAGTGATTGAATAAGTGATGACACGGCACTCAGTGTCGCGATCAGTGTGTGCTTAGAAGGCTCTGGTCGCTCGGCTAATGCCTGAGGGTAGTTCTTGAAGATATTGTTAATAAGTGACTTGGCAGCCGATATTTGACCCGATTCGCCAAGTATCTTGCGGCCAACGATATCTTGGACGACAACATCGACGATCTTTCTGGAAACCAAAAGCCGATATCGATTGTTGGCAATTGTAGTATTACCCAACACGTCGATTGCGAGACTCTCGACGATTTTGAGATAATTCGTTTCAACGACCTTCTCCCCTAATCGTCTGAAAAGTTTACCATAGCATACGCCGATGGCCGCTCGAGTCCTGTTGGAGGCTGTTGATTTGGTATACTGTGAAGCCAGATTCTTTAAAATATCCGACAGAGATAAAGCCAGCACTTGGCTACGCTTGCCTGATGGAGCGGGACTCGCAGACCTAGAGGGAATCTCGAGCTCATCGTCGGCAATGTTAGGAATGGTAGATTGGCGTTTCAACGCCTTTTTGGTCTTTTTACCCTTGGGAGACGCCACTTCGGGCAGACCACTCTCCGAATGGCCTTGGAACAGGGCTTCAGCGAAACACTCTGCAGCAGCCTGGCGCACTTGAACAGAGGGAGAGTCAAACGCTTTCGATATCGCCGACTCCAATTTGTCAAAGTCGCTCGAGTTCAGGAAGTAAGGTGTGTGCTTGAACAATACTTTGAGAGTTCTACAAGCAGAAGAAACAACGAGGTGTCCCTTGTCTGATGATGCGTGATTTCGTCCTTGTTTCCAGATGTCACGAGCAATCACTTCGTCCATGCTGCTTTCTATCATGCCGACGATTTTGCCAAGTGCGGTAAGGCACGCTGCACGAAGGCCAGCGTGGTTAGAAGAGGCCTTGAGAAGCTTAAGTAATGTTGAGCAAGCAAGTTGGTGTAGCCCAATGGCGCTATCACCAGCAGAAGCGAACACATCGCCCAAACAGACAACAGCAGCATGCTTTGTACGCAGCTCTGCATCCGTTTTCGATTTCCCGCTCGCTACAAGTGCGATCAAGTCGTTGATTGTTTCAAACAACAGCTTCCTGTCTCCAATCTCAAAGATATGCGCCAAACATTTCCCCAGGTTATTCCGTATGACTCGAGAAGGATGCGGTGATGAGAGGTTGATGACTTGAAAGATCTCTTTCTTGAGATAGAACTGTTGTGCCGTACAATCGTCTGCTTCTAAGCTCAAAACATGCTTTGTCAAACTCGAGACAAAGGTGAGCAAGAAAAGGTCCTGTTGTTCGGTAGGAAGGGACTGAAGCTTGGGGAGATCGAGCTCTGGGTTCACTGTCGCGGTGTCGAGGGGAGCTTGCGCTTCGCTGTTGCTGGCTGGAGCTTCGGGCTCCTGAGTTGACGACATAACGCACGATCGTCGAGGTCGTCAACACAGTTCGATTTATGATAGAGGGTTATTTGTATGGCAGTATTCGAGAATTGGCTATTTCTTGTTAGAGGTAAGCCAGGGAACTTCGAGGTTCCCCATGCCACATGCCACTAAGGTAGATTGCTTCAAGGGGTGGAATGCCCAGCAGGTACCGCCTACCTCTATAACATTGAAGGTGGGGCATATCCTGACTCTACTCCGGAGTTTGCCCGTTGCATGAACAAGTCCAACCTCGAAGACTTGGACTTGACAATGAGCAAGAGGTTATGATACTAGAATATTAACTTATCCATTGAGATAATTTCACGTCTCGAGCCTCTTTCTCATTACTTGTAGCTTATAATGGCTACACGACAGGGTCTGAGTTCGCTGTTGAATACACCCAGGCCGTTCACTTTCATCCAGTCAAACTCGATAATCTGCCGACAATGTCAAAGATCATTcgcaacaacaccaacccAGTGGGCTGGACACAACAAATGGTCCAAGACAAAGCATATCAAAGCTGTGacggacaagaagaagatgagcgAGAGAGCTGCCTTTACTAAGACAATCGCCATGTACTCTAGAAGTAGGCAGTCATTGTTGCATTGTATAGAGCTTTTCTAATATCTGACAGTGTATGGAGAAAATGTCCAATTTAACCCTCAACTTGCCACTGCAATTACTGCAGCGACAAAAGGTAGATAAGTATGCATTTAAAATCATGTGCTCTGTTCTAATTCGAACCGTAGCGAGTATTCCAAAGCACTTGATTGAGGCTGCAGTTGCTCGAGGGCAGGGTCGTTCAGCCACGGGTGCCCAGCTTGAATCTATGTCTCTAGAAGCTCTCATGCCTCCTGATGTAGCAATGGTTGTCGATGCTGAAACAGACAACAAAAGCCGTACTCTTCATGATCTACGCCACGTCGTGAAGAAAGCAGGCGGCGTCGTCGGATCCACCACCTTTTATTTTACGAGACGTGGTCGAGCCGTCTTCAAGGCCAAAGAAAACGGACCTACTTTGTCCGAGGTCCTCGATGAAGCGATTGAGCACGAAGGACTTGAGGACGTCGAGGAGCTGCCAGAAGGCGATTTCTTGGCTTGGACGCAACCCAACACTCTTACAGCCATCACTGAAGCTCTGTCTAAGAAGTTCGAGCTTGAAATCTTGGACTCGGATATCGTCTGGGCACCCAATGAGGACACAAAGGTCAGCGTCGACACGGCCGATCAAATTGAATCTCTCGACGCTCTCTTCAACGGGCTCAAGGAATATCCCGAAGTCAAAGCCATATATGCCAATGTGCGACAGGGGGCGGTCGCAGACGAAGAGTGGGACAAGGTTGAAAGAAATTTGGATGTATAAGCATGCAGACCAGCGCCATCTGTAACAATTTTGTACAATACTGTATTTTTACCCACGTAATCAAGGGGGATGTTTCCAATGCCTTCCGAACGCCATGAATACATTTTCAGTGCCGTTGTAGAACCTTCCGACCTATAGTGTACATATTTCATTTTCGACTTCCCCGAAGCTCAAGAGTCGTTGCTGTCATTGCTAGGGTGCTGCGCCGCTCGTTGACGCTCCTCTTCGAGCTTTCGGGCTTGTCGCAGCTTTTGGCGCGCGACAATGCGTTCGTACTCGGCCTTGATCTCGTCTCGGTCCTTGGGGATTTTGTTGCACTCCTCGGGCCTGGGCCAGAATCCAGGGACGGCGAAGCGGTTATCGAGGTTGGTTCCGAAGTAGAACATGATTCCAATAGGA is part of the Fusarium poae strain DAOMC 252244 chromosome 4, whole genome shotgun sequence genome and encodes:
- a CDS encoding hypothetical protein (BUSCO:44852at5125), coding for MATRQGLSSLLNTPRPFTFIQSNSIICRQCQRSFATTPTQWAGHNKWSKTKHIKAVTDKKKMSERAAFTKTIAMYSRMYGENVQFNPQLATAITAATKASIPKHLIEAAVARGQGRSATGAQLESMSLEALMPPDVAMVVDAETDNKSRTLHDLRHVVKKAGGVVGSTTFYFTRRGRAVFKAKENGPTLSEVLDEAIEHEGLEDVEELPEGDFLAWTQPNTLTAITEALSKKFELEILDSDIVWAPNEDTKVSVDTADQIESLDALFNGLKEYPEVKAIYANVRQGAVADEEWDKVERNLDV
- a CDS encoding hypothetical protein (BUSCO:351at5125) produces the protein MSSTQEPEAPASNSEAQAPLDTATVNPELDLPKLQSLPTEQQDLFLLTFVSSLTKHVLSLEADDCTAQQFYLKKEIFQVINLSSPHPSRVIRNNLGKCLAHIFEIGDRKLLFETINDLIALVASGKSKTDAELRTKHAAVVCLGDVFASAGDSAIGLHQLACSTLLKLLKASSNHAGLRAACLTALGKIVGMIESSMDEVIARDIWKQGRNHASSDKGHLVVSSACRTLKVLFKHTPYFLNSSDFDKLESAISKAFDSPSVQVRQAAAECFAEALFQGHSESGLPEVASPKGKKTKKALKRQSTIPNIADDELEIPSRSASPAPSGKRSQVLALSLSDILKNLASQYTKSTASNRTRAAIGVCYGKLFRRLGEKVVETNYLKIVESLAIDVLGNTTIANNRYRLLVSRKIVDVVVQDIVGRKILGESGQISAAKSLINNIFKNYPQALAERPEPSKHTLIATLSAVSSLIQSLGSAANTFAESCRDGLLQVLQHPSYTVQVFASHCMKTLVLACPQQLLPCLSVCMNSLSRELSQLGSGRNSPRRCIGFAHGLAATLSASPARPLHGSVEINSRVLTIATNMLKSSSQAQLRVASTQIQVAWILIGGLMSLGPNFVKIHLSQLLLLWKNALPKPLAKDNTSARSFLEVSFLTHVRECAMGSILAFLEFNSRLLTVDVSKRIATMLQNTTAFLRTLPSKKNSDDVNQRLAPSLQLSDLEMMVQRRVLQCYVKLVNLSPAGGSESLLQSNLLTLAISLFADPENYAPNSLSASIANAAATFESIWDVGDNSGFGITGLVAGPRVRKLPGQQENSDDHRDEFDSPDDTINNLLRSPICGSLEHDASVLYIGSTDHSSTTPDPPATEVINAAIQLFAFAFPLTPGKVQESILEQIRTFASAGTLIRDPGRKAAMNVNLAVAILSTMRVAVKETKSPSGDVSNQAVEALLQDIVRDFVLDSDEHVRSLGYAATARLCNVYGNAFTNNEIKYLVDTIVGNREPSARAGCAMALGSIQTQVGGMAAGYHLKTILGILMSLCNDPHPVVHFWALEALSLASDASGLSFAGYVPSTLGMLVQLYVSETHHAEISSAITMNIEMDLSTTSAIARCVDSLINVLGPDLQDALKSRELIFTLVNRFREEDDLLVQRAALGCLEHLSLYAPGHMHFADYVKLLQKYLMSESTTLRDVSVDGIHNMMKRNPQDVLREAEMGFEEQLWLVLDTAPSHDGIRNIIRNWMHSTCLAETSAWLQRFQTVLKMTRARPKTDEAQSGSKGGGLPDLQDEEVAGFAAAAGAAKDEKETKATSEVEPLRWQVTTFALSCIDEMFAIITKDATANGESKAQNDLQSKVADVVRMAFSASTSSVLELRIWGLKIIGDVLKMFGKTPDPDFEEAMLLEQYQAQISSALTPAFAADSSPELASEAVNVCASFISIGIVTDVDRMGRILKTLVSALENFSKDSENAAIGDLKSLSSNAQVMVKISVFSAWAELQVASSEQHYLLDVLRPHIGTLTPLWLESLREFARLRFEPDISMTLGPPSLSGSLDSIYAALNRETLLRFYQDAWLKLVDAIASLIEQDSEFVFDALDGKESDGPATSGKGKSSDINYRDEPVAFFFVLFGLAFEALATRSGQSDSLAAHDQTLAILQALKKILHPSVSGHAIYRPDVFSETMDLLDRLVLTESLDIQGVIVDIARSLCIAHPSARRHANEEGDLSDDIDQLFELTRIIVLVLTGLLPNLSEGNQPARHQMNEEAILLIQSSLNALVDAAEVFPAIIKTDLHACIVHIFATILSTPGCQELIAPQSLPTLKRFVSSMSKSRRSHSNGEPSSTDIQLQGCLRRFLSIYLNAQKREAPQSLTCVKNCLMATTILFTGGQNHLPASEGLVARYLDELMDCLTDRMTAKIAANCIRSILLQPSSTGADLSIARYLFPKLVAFVTDTDPEDPENARALVAHTLCQYAGTVDKGRRLAAITVVVPTLMARATSEGEEVYQETSARLLELAATDQEVFRAVVGGMSDGQKGFLEEVIRFGRQNTSQVSKAAAADSGQPTIALKMNFGG